A stretch of DNA from Terriglobia bacterium:
ATTGGCGGGATCGAGATTGTCCCAGGCAAAAACAGTGTAGTCGCCGGGCGCGATGCCCTGCACAGTGAAGCGGCCTGCGGCGTCTGTCGAAACCTTCTTATAAAGGTCGTCGCGATTGCGGCGGCTCTCGTCGGGTATAAGCGTTACTGAAAGGTTCGCCGCAGGCTGCCGGCCGGCATCCGTGACGGTGCCGGTGACTGTCCCGCCATTCGCCGCAAGCACGATGTCCAGCGTGCCGCCGGCCCGTGGATCTACGTGCAGACCGTCTGAGAGAACATCGGTGGAGCCGAACCGGACGGATTTCAGATATTGATTCTGGGGGATCTCTTCGACCAGGACCGAATAGTCGCCTTCGATCAGATCGACGAAATCGAACGCGTCGTTCCCCTGGAAATCCGCGAAATCGCCAAAACCCTGAGAGGTGGAGCGGGCGCCCTGACCCAGTACGCTCACGATCGGATGAGAATCCACGCGAGTGCCGTTGGGCAGGCCCTCGATCGTCAGCCGTCCCGCGAGATTGACGCTGGGTTCCAGGTTCACCGTCACGTCAACGTCCTGATCGCCGACGTCGACTGGAATGCTGGCGCCGGTCCGTCTGGTGACGTCGTTTGGGCCTCTCTGCGGGGAGCCGCCGGTTGCGATGAGAGTGTACGAGCCGGGAGGGACCGCGGTGAACTGTCCGTCGCCGTTGGCATTTGCCGCCGCGCGTTTCACATCCATCGCCGCAGCGGCATTCCTGGGAACGAGCGTCAAAGCCGCCACGCGTTGCGGTCCGGACTGTCCAGAATTTCCATCAACAACGGTGACATGGACACGCCGCCCGATGGATGGATTAAGCGTGAAATCGACGCCACCGTAATCCGCGCCCGGCGGCAAGTCCATCGACGACGCACGCTGCGGATCCGGCGTGCCCGGGAAATATGTCGGCACGACATTTTGACGCACTCCGGAATTGTCCGGAAGCGCGAGATGAACGGCCACGGCTCCTTCGACTGTATTGATGAATATGTCATTCGAGCCGCCACATCGTATGTAGTACCGGCCAGGTGGCAGCCAGAAGAGCCGGTACTCCCCACGATCGTTGGTGCTGATCGTCTTCACCTGGGTTAAGGTGCTTCGCCCACCGGAATAGGAATATCGAAGAGCTTCCACGCTTACGGCCCCTGCCGGCTCGCCATCCGCATCTGTGACTCGTCCGGATATCGCACCGTAGGCAGTCATGGTGAGGTTCAGATCCTTCAGGTTTGCGGCGGGTGCAACCGTGATCGCGCTGCCGGCGCCGTCGCGGCTGTGTTTCCCGTATGCGGCATCCATGTAGCCCGTACGCTTGGCCTCCAGCCGGTAGCGGCCGGCCGGTATCGATGGAAATAGAAAACTGCCATCGGAGCCGGTCAACACCGAGGCTGCCGCTTGCTGCCCGTCCTGTTTCAGCGTGATCGTGGCTTTTGACACAGGATCGCCGGCCGTCGTCTTCACAATTCCGGCGATAGAGCCCGGTTGAAACTGGAGCAGAGCAGTAATGATGGCGATCGGAAGCATGTTCATCGCGTTGGAATAATCCTAACTCCAATTTGGCCTCCATTCCCCGCCTTTTCAAGGCCGGGTGCGCGAGCGATCAAACGTTAGAACGCTCGGGCGGGGCGGTTACCAACGAACCGCGAAGCGCACCTTTTTTGTTGGAGTTACTAACCGCCCCGTCTGCGCCGCTAAGAACGGGACCATTTTGTTAGGGGCGCAGCCACCCCGCCTTTGAAAGGCGGGGAATGTCCCTCTCATCGACTTTTGTGCAAAACCTTCCTCAGGTCGATGCCAGGTTCCTGGCGCGACTATCGCACGAGCTTCTTGACCGCATCTCGCACCCGCCCAAATTCTCCGGTCTTCGGATCGACGAGTTCGAAATGTCCCGCCCCCTCGAGCCTCACCAACTCCGCATCGTCGCCGCGAAGTTGCGCGGCCTGAGCGTATCGCTCGCTGATTTCAAACGGGACGCTGCTGTCGGCGGTGCCGTGAAATAACTTCTGCGGTCTACCCAGCGGCAGCCGCTCGATCGGCGAGGCAATGCTGTAGCGAGCCGGAACTTCATCCGGACTTCCGCCGAGAAACTCCGCCACCACATTCTTGCTCAATTTCAATTCCCAGGCGCGGCGAAGGTCCACAACCCCGGCAAGCGAAACCGCTCCAGCAATCCAGCCCTTTTCCGCCGCCAGCCAGAGCGCCAGATGTCCGCCGGCCGAATGACCGATCGTGATAACGCGTTTCAGATCGAGCGCGAATTCGGCTGCGAGCGACGTCAGATGATCCTCCGCCGCGACGACATCTTCAAATGTTCCGGGCCAGCCGCCTCCCGGATCGCCGATCCGGCGGTACTCGATGTTCCATGTCGCGATCCCATCCGCGGTCAGCGCCTCGCAAATCGGCTCGATGTAATCGAGGCCGTAGCGGTTGCGCCAGAATCCTCCGTGAATCACCACCGCAACCGGCGGCTTCGCCTCATCCGGCACACGCAGGTCCCCGAATTGAAGCGGTTCCTTGCCATAGAACGCACGGCGTTTTTGCATTGGCTTCAGGCTCGCCGCCGGGCAAAAAACTCCCGCAGGATTGCGGCGCATTCGTCTTCGCGAATTCCCGTCACCACATCCACGCGGTGATTCAATCGCGGGTCCGTCAATACGTTATAAATGGAGCCCGCCGAACCGGCTTTCGGATCGACGGTCCCGAAAACCAGGCGCGCGATGCGGGCGTGAATCATGGCGCCGGCGCACATCATGCAGGGTTCCATGGTGCAGTACATGGTAGCGCCCGAGAGCCGGTAGTTCTTCAGCGTCCGGCTGGCTTCACGCATGGCCATGATTTCGGCATGAGCGGTGGCGTCGTGCGCCGAGATCGGCTGATTGAATCCGCGGCCGATGATTTTGTTATCGAAGACAACGATCGCGCCCACCGGCAC
This window harbors:
- a CDS encoding carboxypeptidase-like regulatory domain-containing protein, yielding MNMLPIAIITALLQFQPGSIAGIVKTTAGDPVSKATITLKQDGQQAAASVLTGSDGSFLFPSIPAGRYRLEAKRTGYMDAAYGKHSRDGAGSAITVAPAANLKDLNLTMTAYGAISGRVTDADGEPAGAVSVEALRYSYSGGRSTLTQVKTISTNDRGEYRLFWLPPGRYYIRCGGSNDIFINTVEGAVAVHLALPDNSGVRQNVVPTYFPGTPDPQRASSMDLPPGADYGGVDFTLNPSIGRRVHVTVVDGNSGQSGPQRVAALTLVPRNAAAAMDVKRAAANANGDGQFTAVPPGSYTLIATGGSPQRGPNDVTRRTGASIPVDVGDQDVDVTVNLEPSVNLAGRLTIEGLPNGTRVDSHPIVSVLGQGARSTSQGFGDFADFQGNDAFDFVDLIEGDYSVLVEEIPQNQYLKSVRFGSTDVLSDGLHVDPRAGGTLDIVLAANGGTVTGTVTDAGRQPAANLSVTLIPDESRRNRDDLYKKVSTDAAGRFTVQGIAPGDYTVFAWDNLDPAN
- a CDS encoding alpha/beta hydrolase; translated protein: MQKRRAFYGKEPLQFGDLRVPDEAKPPVAVVIHGGFWRNRYGLDYIEPICEALTADGIATWNIEYRRIGDPGGGWPGTFEDVVAAEDHLTSLAAEFALDLKRVITIGHSAGGHLALWLAAEKGWIAGAVSLAGVVDLRRAWELKLSKNVVAEFLGGSPDEVPARYSIASPIERLPLGRPQKLFHGTADSSVPFEISERYAQAAQLRGDDAELVRLEGAGHFELVDPKTGEFGRVRDAVKKLVR
- the tadA gene encoding tRNA adenosine(34) deaminase TadA — its product is MESDSEYMHLALAEAAKAESLNEVPVGAIVVFDNKIIGRGFNQPISAHDATAHAEIMAMREASRTLKNYRLSGATMYCTMEPCMMCAGAMIHARIARLVFGTVDPKAGSAGSIYNVLTDPRLNHRVDVVTGIREDECAAILREFFARRRA